Proteins encoded together in one Micromonospora kangleipakensis window:
- a CDS encoding isocitrate lyase/PEP mutase family protein — MTDSRPATALRALHRPGDPLILPNAWDAGSARAVAAAGFPAVATSSAAVAESLGHADGEATPVEEMLAAVARVVRSVPVPVTADLERGYGLRPAELVDRLLATGAAGLNLEDSDPRTGELCDVDEQAGLLAAVRAAAGPDLVVNARVDVFLHATGDHAAVFDEAVRRARRYRAAGADCVYPILLADPELIGRFVAAVGAPVNVLLRAGTPGVAELARLGVARVSLGSGVYAAARQRAAAMLAALAAGGDPFAG, encoded by the coding sequence ATGACCGACTCCCGTCCCGCCACCGCGCTGCGTGCCCTGCACCGCCCCGGCGACCCGCTGATCCTGCCGAACGCCTGGGACGCCGGGTCGGCCCGGGCGGTCGCCGCCGCCGGCTTCCCGGCAGTCGCCACCAGCAGCGCCGCCGTCGCCGAGTCGCTCGGCCACGCCGACGGCGAGGCCACCCCGGTCGAGGAGATGCTCGCCGCGGTGGCCCGGGTGGTCCGGTCGGTCCCGGTCCCGGTCACCGCCGACCTGGAGCGCGGGTACGGGCTGCGCCCGGCGGAGCTGGTCGACCGGCTGCTCGCCACCGGCGCCGCCGGGCTCAACCTCGAGGACTCCGACCCGCGTACGGGGGAGTTGTGCGACGTGGACGAGCAGGCGGGGCTGCTCGCGGCCGTCCGGGCGGCGGCCGGGCCGGACCTGGTGGTCAACGCCCGGGTGGACGTGTTCCTGCATGCGACCGGCGACCATGCCGCGGTGTTCGACGAGGCGGTCCGCCGGGCCCGGCGCTACCGGGCGGCCGGCGCCGACTGCGTGTACCCGATCCTGCTGGCCGACCCGGAGCTGATCGGGCGGTTCGTGGCGGCGGTCGGCGCCCCGGTGAACGTGCTGCTGCGCGCCGGCACGCCCGGGGTGGCGGAGCTGGCCCGGCTCGGGGTGGCCCGGGTCAGCCTCGGCTCCGGCGTGTACGCCGCCGCCCGGCAACGCGCCGCCGCGATGCTGGCCGCGCTCGCCGCCGGTGGCGACCCGTTCGCCGGTTGA
- a CDS encoding PLP-dependent aminotransferase family protein — MDWADFGVDLHLELDATGGRRAGLERALRAAIRDGRLPPSTRLPATRALAAELGVARGTVSAAYDQLVAEGWLVARVGAGTEVSPERPAAPPGPAPAPATAPPRYDLRPGSPDVGAFPVAAWLRSTRRALATAPATAYGYGDPRGRPELRAALAGYLGRARGVLADPARIVVTTGYVQALVLLTTVLRDAGRPVLAMEDPGLPFHREVVRRQGGRVVPLPVDDRGARAELLGTGELADIGATVVTPAHQYPTGVTLHPARRHALTGWARDARALVVEDDYDGEFRYDRQPVGAVQGTAPEQVAYVGTAAKTLGPALRLAWLVLPARLVEPVVEAKRHLDVQTEVVGQLALADLIDSHGYDRQVRTVRRHYRQRRDLLLDRLGGRLVGGISAGLHAVVPLSPGGPTEAEVLARAAARGLALAGLDRHRHHPGGHPPGLVVGYATPPSYAYPAALEALTEVLRTASAPA; from the coding sequence ATGGACTGGGCCGATTTCGGCGTCGACCTGCACCTGGAGCTGGACGCGACCGGCGGCCGGCGGGCCGGGCTGGAGCGGGCGCTGCGCGCGGCGATCCGCGACGGCCGGCTGCCGCCGTCGACCCGGCTGCCGGCGACCCGGGCGCTCGCCGCCGAGCTGGGCGTCGCCCGGGGTACGGTCAGCGCCGCCTACGACCAACTGGTCGCCGAGGGCTGGCTGGTGGCCCGGGTCGGCGCGGGCACCGAGGTGAGCCCGGAGCGGCCGGCCGCCCCGCCCGGTCCGGCCCCGGCGCCGGCCACCGCCCCACCCCGGTACGACCTGCGGCCGGGCAGCCCCGACGTGGGCGCCTTCCCGGTCGCCGCCTGGCTGCGGTCCACCCGCCGGGCGCTGGCCACCGCACCGGCGACCGCGTACGGCTACGGCGACCCGCGCGGCCGGCCCGAGCTCCGCGCGGCGCTCGCCGGCTACCTGGGCCGGGCCCGGGGCGTGCTGGCCGACCCGGCGCGGATCGTGGTCACCACCGGGTACGTCCAGGCCCTCGTCCTGCTCACCACCGTGCTCCGGGACGCCGGCCGGCCGGTGCTGGCGATGGAGGACCCGGGGCTGCCGTTCCACCGGGAGGTGGTTCGCCGCCAGGGCGGCCGGGTGGTGCCGCTGCCGGTGGACGACCGGGGCGCCCGCGCCGAGCTGCTCGGGACGGGCGAGCTGGCCGACATCGGGGCGACGGTGGTGACCCCGGCTCACCAGTACCCGACCGGGGTGACCCTGCACCCGGCCCGCCGGCACGCGCTGACCGGCTGGGCCCGGGACGCCCGCGCCCTGGTTGTCGAGGACGACTACGACGGCGAGTTCCGCTACGACCGGCAGCCGGTCGGCGCGGTCCAGGGCACCGCGCCGGAGCAGGTCGCCTACGTCGGCACCGCCGCCAAGACCCTGGGGCCGGCGCTGCGGCTGGCCTGGCTGGTGCTGCCCGCCCGGCTGGTCGAGCCGGTGGTGGAGGCCAAGCGCCACCTGGACGTGCAGACCGAGGTGGTCGGGCAGCTCGCGCTCGCCGACCTGATCGACAGCCACGGGTACGACCGGCAGGTGCGTACCGTCCGCCGCCACTATCGGCAGCGCCGGGACCTGCTGCTGGACCGGCTGGGCGGGCGGCTGGTCGGCGGGATCTCCGCCGGACTGCACGCCGTGGTCCCGCTGTCGCCGGGCGGGCCGACCGAGGCGGAGGTGCTGGCCCGGGCGGCGGCGCGGGGGCTGGCCCTGGCGGGGCTGGATCGGCACCGGCACCACCCCGGCGGCCATCCCCCGGGCCTGGTCGTCGGGTACGCCACCCCGCCCTCGTACGCCTACCCGGCGGCGCTGGAGGCGCTGACCGAGGTGCTGCGTACCGCCTCGGCTCCGGCCTGA
- a CDS encoding MFS transporter → MTGTHRWPALLVLCAGSLMIILDGSIVAVALPAIQRDLGFSTSGLAWVVNAYLVAFGGLLLLGGRLGDLAGRRRVFLAGVALFTLASLACALAAGPAALVVARFLQGAGGALATAVGLGMVVALFPAPAERARAIAVFSFTGAAGASLGLLAGGFLTELAGWRSIFLINLPIGLLIVAGALLRVPADRGVGLAAGLDLVGTVLVTAGLMATVVTVVGTGEHGWTSPRTLGSAGLAAALLAAFAFRQTVAAVPLLPPRILRTPDLVAANLVQLLTVAAFFGFQFLLALDLQLVLGLDPAATGLAFLPTPVLIAVVALGLAGRLIARFGGRAVLVTGLGLAIVGFLLLARLPADGHYPTEVLPATLVFGVAGGLTLPAVTTLAMAGAEPADAGLASGLANTTQQVGGALGLAALATLAAHRAAGLRGAGWSEAEALAGGYRTAFGVAAALVTTALLVAVATLRRTPAPVPVPAR, encoded by the coding sequence ATGACGGGGACCCATCGTTGGCCGGCGCTGCTGGTGCTCTGCGCCGGCAGCCTGATGATCATCCTGGACGGCAGCATCGTCGCGGTGGCGCTGCCGGCGATCCAGCGCGACCTCGGCTTCTCCACCTCGGGCCTGGCCTGGGTGGTGAACGCCTACCTCGTCGCCTTCGGCGGCCTGCTGCTGCTCGGTGGGCGGCTCGGCGACCTGGCCGGCCGGCGCCGGGTCTTCCTCGCCGGGGTCGCCCTCTTCACCCTCGCCTCGCTGGCCTGCGCGCTGGCGGCCGGCCCGGCGGCGCTCGTCGTCGCCCGCTTCCTCCAGGGCGCCGGCGGGGCGCTCGCCACCGCGGTCGGGCTCGGCATGGTCGTCGCGCTCTTCCCCGCCCCGGCCGAACGGGCCCGGGCCATCGCGGTGTTCAGCTTCACCGGGGCGGCCGGCGCCTCGCTCGGCCTGCTGGCGGGCGGGTTCCTCACCGAACTGGCCGGCTGGCGGTCGATCTTCCTGATCAACCTGCCGATCGGGCTGCTGATCGTCGCCGGGGCGCTGCTGCGGGTGCCCGCGGACCGGGGCGTCGGGCTGGCGGCCGGGCTGGACCTGGTCGGCACGGTGCTGGTCACCGCCGGCCTGATGGCCACGGTGGTCACCGTCGTCGGCACCGGCGAGCACGGCTGGACCTCGCCCCGGACCCTCGGCTCCGCCGGACTGGCCGCCGCCCTGCTCGCGGCGTTCGCGTTCCGGCAGACGGTCGCCGCCGTGCCGCTGCTGCCGCCCCGGATCCTGCGGACGCCCGACCTGGTCGCCGCCAACCTGGTGCAGCTCCTGACCGTCGCCGCGTTCTTCGGCTTCCAGTTCCTGCTCGCCCTCGACCTGCAACTGGTGCTCGGCCTCGACCCCGCCGCCACCGGCCTGGCCTTCCTGCCCACCCCGGTGCTGATCGCGGTGGTCGCGCTCGGCCTGGCCGGCCGGCTGATCGCCCGCTTCGGCGGGCGGGCGGTGCTGGTCACCGGACTGGGGCTCGCCATCGTCGGCTTCCTGCTGCTGGCCCGGCTGCCGGCCGACGGGCACTATCCGACCGAGGTGCTCCCCGCGACGCTGGTCTTCGGCGTGGCCGGCGGCCTGACCCTGCCGGCGGTCACCACCCTCGCCATGGCCGGCGCGGAGCCCGCCGACGCCGGGCTCGCCTCGGGGCTGGCGAACACCACCCAGCAGGTCGGCGGCGCGCTCGGGCTGGCCGCGCTGGCCACCCTCGCCGCCCACCGGGCCGCCGGGCTGCGCGGCGCCGGCTGGTCCGAGGCGGAGGCCCTGGCCGGCGGGTACCGGACCGCGTTCGGCGTGGCCGCCGCCCTGGTCACGACCGCGCTGCTGGTCGCCGTGGCCACCCTGCGCCGGACACCCGCGCCGGTGCCCGTCCCGGCGCGCTGA
- a CDS encoding winged helix-turn-helix transcriptional regulator produces MSVTAVQARACTVREALDRVGGKWSIGILVAASEGPVRFTELERQVEGISRRMLTLTLRNLERDGLLHRKVYPTVPPKVEYTATPMALELYESLVALTTWAERHRTAISEARAAYDREHGAPTG; encoded by the coding sequence GTGTCCGTCACGGCCGTGCAGGCCCGGGCCTGCACCGTCCGCGAGGCGCTGGACCGGGTGGGCGGGAAGTGGAGCATCGGGATCCTGGTCGCCGCCAGCGAGGGGCCGGTCCGCTTCACCGAGCTGGAGCGGCAGGTCGAGGGGATCAGCCGGCGGATGCTCACGCTGACCCTGCGCAACCTGGAACGCGACGGCTTGCTGCACCGGAAGGTCTACCCGACCGTGCCGCCGAAGGTGGAGTACACCGCCACCCCGATGGCGCTGGAGCTCTACGAATCGCTGGTCGCGCTGACCACCTGGGCGGAACGGCACCGCACGGCGATCAGCGAGGCCCGGGCCGCGTACGACCGGGAGCACGGCGCGCCGACCGGCTGA
- a CDS encoding FAD-dependent oxidoreductase, protein MTRALIIGAGLAGPVAAMALRRAGIDATVHEAYERDAVGVGAFLTLSVNGVDALRAIGLDGLVAGLGHPTPRMALHNHRGRRLGEFGTSGTRTRGLGSSTVGRSDLYRALRDEALRRGVEIVHGARLVDAEPTGSGVRARFADGGVAEGDLLIGADGLRSRTRTIIDPAAPAPRYVPLLNAGGFARGLRLPGERGVMHMLFGRRCFFCWVVVGEDEVWWFANPPQPTELTREQLAAIGPEQARSQLRELLAGDAGPALAIIDRTERIEYGWPTYDLPSVPVWHRDRMVVIGDAAHTAAPSSGQGAAMAFEDAVQLARCLRDRPDVPAAFEAYERLRRRRVERVVAQGKRTSTTKVAGPVGRVMRDLALPIIARQVARNDGRSLAWLYDHHIDWDAPVKE, encoded by the coding sequence ATGACTAGAGCTCTCATCATCGGTGCCGGCCTGGCCGGCCCGGTCGCCGCCATGGCCCTGCGCCGCGCCGGGATCGACGCGACGGTGCACGAGGCGTACGAGCGGGACGCGGTCGGCGTCGGCGCGTTTCTCACCCTCTCCGTCAACGGGGTCGACGCGCTGCGCGCGATCGGGCTCGACGGGCTGGTGGCCGGGCTGGGCCACCCGACGCCCCGGATGGCGCTCCACAACCACCGCGGACGCCGGCTCGGCGAGTTCGGCACCAGCGGCACCCGGACCCGCGGCCTCGGCAGCAGCACTGTCGGCCGCTCCGACCTCTACCGGGCGCTGCGGGACGAGGCGCTGCGCCGGGGCGTCGAGATCGTGCACGGCGCCCGGCTGGTGGACGCCGAGCCGACCGGCTCGGGGGTGCGGGCCCGCTTCGCCGACGGCGGGGTCGCCGAGGGGGACCTGCTGATCGGCGCGGACGGGCTGCGCTCGCGGACCCGGACGATCATCGACCCGGCGGCGCCCGCCCCCCGCTACGTGCCGCTGCTGAACGCCGGTGGGTTCGCCCGGGGGCTGCGGCTGCCCGGCGAGCGCGGGGTGATGCACATGCTCTTCGGCAGGCGGTGCTTCTTCTGCTGGGTGGTGGTGGGGGAGGACGAGGTGTGGTGGTTCGCGAACCCGCCGCAGCCCACCGAGTTGACCCGCGAGCAGCTCGCCGCGATCGGCCCGGAGCAGGCCCGGTCCCAGCTCCGCGAACTGCTGGCCGGCGACGCCGGCCCGGCCCTGGCGATCATCGACCGGACCGAGCGGATCGAGTACGGCTGGCCCACCTACGACCTGCCGTCGGTGCCGGTCTGGCACCGGGACCGCATGGTCGTCATCGGCGACGCGGCGCACACCGCGGCGCCCTCCTCCGGGCAGGGCGCGGCGATGGCGTTCGAGGACGCCGTCCAGCTCGCCCGCTGCCTGCGCGACCGGCCGGACGTCCCGGCGGCGTTCGAGGCGTACGAGCGGCTGCGCCGGCGGCGGGTGGAGCGGGTGGTCGCGCAGGGGAAGCGGACCAGCACGACCAAGGTGGCCGGGCCGGTCGGCCGGGTGATGCGCGACCTCGCCCTGCCGATCATCGCCCGGCAGGTGGCCCGGAACGACGGCCGGTCACTGGCCTGGCTCTACGACCACCACATCGACTGGGACGCGCCGGTGAAGGAGTGA
- a CDS encoding PadR family transcriptional regulator, translating to MAARAHRRSPLAMMVLALLVEEPMHAYRMQQVIRERDKQDVVNVAQRNSIYQTIDRLRRDELIRVAHTARDERRPERTVYELTDEGRRTLDEWLADALATPAREFPEFPAALSFLPILPPAEATRQLERRAETLATRLREREAVLAAVELPRLFLIEDEYRLTLLRTELDWVRRLVAELRAGTLTWSGEWLADWTGSPGD from the coding sequence ATGGCCGCCCGCGCGCACCGTCGCTCCCCGCTGGCGATGATGGTGCTGGCGCTCCTGGTCGAGGAGCCGATGCACGCGTACCGGATGCAGCAGGTGATCCGGGAGCGCGACAAGCAGGACGTGGTCAACGTCGCGCAGCGCAACAGCATCTACCAGACCATCGACCGGCTCCGCCGGGATGAGCTGATCCGGGTGGCGCACACCGCCCGTGACGAGCGCCGGCCGGAACGCACGGTCTACGAGCTCACCGACGAGGGCCGGCGCACCCTCGACGAGTGGCTCGCCGACGCGCTCGCCACCCCCGCGCGGGAGTTCCCGGAGTTCCCCGCGGCGCTGTCGTTCCTGCCGATCCTGCCGCCGGCCGAGGCGACCCGACAGCTCGAACGGCGGGCCGAGACGCTCGCCACCCGGCTCCGCGAACGCGAGGCGGTGCTGGCCGCGGTGGAGCTGCCCCGCCTCTTCCTGATCGAGGACGAGTACCGGCTGACACTGCTGCGCACCGAGCTGGACTGGGTCCGGCGACTGGTGGCCGAGCTGCGCGCCGGCACGCTGACCTGGTCGGGCGAGTGGCTGGCCGACTGGACCGGCAGCCCGGGCGATTGA
- a CDS encoding TetR/AcrR family transcriptional regulator, with protein sequence MARPTPETHGEILAAAARRFAVTGYKGTSLQDIAREVGCSKAAVLYHFANKEALLGELMAPAIAVLQALDERIAEHTGAAAQRVAAEGFVDLAVRFRREIALLRDEFPDLLQQPAFTHVQQISERLLAALAAHSDRPAARIAAMVVLAGIAKACAEFADVPDEELRPALLAVAHRALEPTT encoded by the coding sequence ATGGCACGCCCGACACCCGAGACCCATGGCGAGATCCTCGCCGCGGCGGCGCGGCGGTTCGCCGTCACCGGCTACAAGGGCACCTCGTTGCAGGACATCGCCCGCGAGGTGGGCTGTTCCAAGGCCGCGGTGCTCTACCACTTCGCCAACAAGGAAGCGCTGCTCGGTGAGCTGATGGCCCCGGCCATCGCGGTGCTCCAGGCGCTCGACGAGCGGATCGCCGAGCACACCGGGGCGGCGGCCCAGCGGGTCGCCGCCGAAGGCTTCGTCGACCTCGCCGTCCGCTTCCGGCGGGAGATCGCGCTGCTCCGCGACGAGTTCCCCGACCTGCTCCAGCAGCCCGCCTTCACGCACGTCCAGCAGATCTCCGAACGGCTGCTCGCCGCCCTCGCCGCGCACTCCGACCGCCCCGCCGCCCGAATCGCCGCGATGGTCGTCCTTGCCGGCATCGCCAAGGCGTGCGCCGAGTTCGCCGACGTACCCGACGAGGAGTTGCGGCCGGCGCTGCTGGCCGTGGCTCACCGCGCCCTCGAACCCACCACCTGA
- a CDS encoding MMPL family transporter, producing MATLLYRLGRASLRHRRLVGVAWLVVLVGLGVAAATLKGPTASNFTMPGTESQRAIDLLADRFPAASGATGTIAVKAPRAGQLMSPGGQGVVRQVTQEAASLPGVVGAVDPYQVKALTPDGRYALIQVQFSGRADDVTDEQRAAYEKVGAQAEAQGWQIAPGGEVLNSEPEVGSTEALGVLVAAIVLVVTFGSLVAAGMTMLNALIGVGVGMAGLFALSGAVELTSTAPILALMLGLAVGIDYSLFITSRHRQNLLDGLSPEEAVGRAVGTAGSAVVFAGATVVIALAGLAVVDIPFLTVMGLAAAGTVTVAVLVAITLAPALLGFAGRRVLPRRLRGREAVESAATGSEDRSGFGFRWAHWVTKLRIPVILVGLLGLGLLALPAQDMRLALPDAGNAPAGSAARVSNDLIREGFGPGFTGRLAVVVTADSPQATQAALPQVTALIQRTDGVLAVAPPQLDPTGRTALLGVIPKTGPTDEATETLVHDIRRQVAGIDQADVLLTGVTAIGIDVSEKLSDALPVYLLLVVGLSILLLMLVFRSILVPVKAALGFLLTVAATFGITVAVFQQGHLADLVGLDTPGPLISFLPILLIGILFGLAMDYEVFLVSRMREDFVHGDTARQATINGMGHGARVVTAAALIMISVFSGFIFLDDPVIKSMGFALAIGVAIDAFVVRMTIVPAVMSLLNTKAWWLPRWLDRVVPNVDIEGEGLRTHLADSEPARV from the coding sequence ATGGCCACCCTGCTGTACCGGCTCGGCCGGGCCTCGTTGCGCCACCGGCGACTCGTCGGCGTCGCCTGGCTCGTCGTACTCGTCGGGCTCGGCGTCGCCGCGGCGACCCTCAAGGGCCCGACGGCGAGCAACTTCACCATGCCCGGCACCGAATCCCAGCGCGCGATCGACCTGCTCGCGGACCGGTTCCCGGCGGCCAGCGGGGCCACCGGCACCATCGCGGTCAAGGCACCCCGGGCCGGCCAGCTGATGAGCCCCGGGGGGCAGGGGGTGGTCAGGCAGGTCACCCAGGAGGCGGCCAGCCTGCCCGGGGTGGTCGGCGCGGTCGACCCGTACCAGGTCAAGGCGCTCACCCCGGACGGCCGGTACGCGCTGATCCAGGTGCAGTTCTCCGGCCGCGCGGACGACGTGACCGACGAGCAGCGCGCCGCGTACGAGAAGGTCGGCGCGCAGGCCGAGGCGCAGGGGTGGCAGATCGCCCCCGGCGGTGAGGTGCTGAACTCCGAGCCGGAGGTCGGCTCCACCGAGGCGCTCGGCGTGCTGGTCGCCGCGATCGTCCTGGTCGTCACCTTCGGCTCGCTGGTCGCGGCCGGGATGACCATGCTGAACGCGCTGATCGGCGTGGGCGTCGGCATGGCCGGCCTCTTCGCGCTCAGCGGCGCCGTCGAGCTGACCAGCACCGCGCCGATCCTGGCCCTGATGCTCGGCCTCGCGGTCGGCATCGACTACTCGCTCTTCATCACCTCCCGGCACCGGCAGAACCTGCTCGACGGCCTCTCCCCCGAGGAGGCGGTCGGACGCGCGGTGGGCACCGCCGGCTCCGCCGTGGTCTTCGCCGGCGCCACCGTGGTCATCGCACTCGCCGGCCTGGCCGTGGTGGACATCCCGTTCCTGACCGTGATGGGTCTGGCCGCCGCCGGCACGGTGACCGTCGCCGTGCTGGTCGCGATCACCCTGGCGCCGGCCCTGCTCGGCTTCGCCGGCCGCCGGGTGCTCCCCCGCAGGCTACGCGGGCGCGAGGCGGTCGAGTCCGCCGCCACCGGCTCGGAGGACCGCTCCGGCTTCGGCTTCCGCTGGGCGCACTGGGTGACGAAGCTACGGATCCCGGTCATCCTGGTCGGCCTGCTCGGCCTCGGGCTGCTCGCGCTGCCCGCCCAGGACATGCGGCTCGCGCTGCCGGACGCCGGCAACGCGCCGGCGGGCAGCGCGGCCCGGGTCAGCAACGACCTGATCCGCGAGGGCTTCGGCCCCGGCTTCACCGGCCGGCTCGCGGTGGTCGTCACCGCCGACTCCCCGCAGGCCACCCAGGCAGCCCTCCCGCAGGTCACTGCGCTGATCCAGAGGACCGACGGGGTGCTGGCGGTAGCCCCGCCACAGCTCGACCCGACCGGGCGGACCGCGCTGCTCGGGGTGATCCCGAAGACCGGCCCCACCGACGAGGCCACCGAGACGCTGGTGCACGACATCCGCCGCCAGGTCGCCGGCATCGACCAGGCCGACGTGCTGCTCACCGGCGTCACCGCGATCGGCATCGACGTGTCCGAGAAGCTCTCCGACGCGCTCCCGGTCTACCTGCTGCTGGTGGTCGGGCTCTCCATCCTGCTGCTGATGCTGGTGTTCCGCTCGATCCTCGTGCCGGTCAAGGCGGCGCTGGGCTTCCTGCTCACCGTGGCGGCGACGTTCGGCATCACCGTCGCGGTGTTCCAGCAGGGGCACCTGGCCGACCTGGTCGGCCTGGACACCCCGGGGCCGCTGATCAGCTTCCTCCCGATCCTGCTCATCGGCATCCTGTTCGGCCTGGCCATGGACTACGAGGTCTTCCTCGTCTCCCGGATGCGGGAGGACTTCGTGCACGGTGACACCGCCCGCCAGGCCACCATCAACGGGATGGGGCACGGCGCCCGGGTGGTCACCGCCGCCGCGCTGATCATGATCTCGGTCTTCAGCGGCTTCATCTTCCTCGACG